The following is a genomic window from Lycorma delicatula isolate Av1 chromosome 6, ASM4794821v1, whole genome shotgun sequence.
attttttcttttacttactaATCTGAatgatttacttataaaaataaaattaggtttactttacttataaaatcaggttttatttttaaatatgaaatcaattgttcataagtattttttctattgttcatACAACACACGAATTACAAAGCTTTAAACAACGTtctaatataaatgatttaaaatagcAAGACAGGCATAAATACCAAGAGATCCAATGTCATACCACATCAACACAAACATAGATACTTGAAAGGAATgcttttttaacaagttttacgGTATATTTTGTGCACATgactagtataaataaatatttctgttacaaCAGATAATACACTTGATAATAAGgcactaataataaatatgattcagTAGCACACTACTGGGTGTAATGTACAATACTAGTACAGCAGcttcttctttaattatattttggtgTCATCAGTATCCATCAGGGTTTAATTTGTTCCATCATTTATGCAATTAAGTAACAACTGAAAGTAAAATtacatatgttataattatttaagctTAGTTAAAGACAGTTAAAATTGGTGTAGCATCTATTTGTACCAAATGTTTAATGAGCTGCATaaacttactattattatatgGCACAAACAATTTGAtgcatataaaattacaaagtttaatttcctgaattttttatACTCACTTTTAAATTAGTAGGCCCAGGGGTGCATATTTATTACCATCTCTCATGGAGATAAGGATGTGTGTAGATTTATATTTTgacaatttaatgtaattttatattaaagactttttaaacaaattagaacAGCTGTtagtaataagttattaatttaataaaaatgtattacaatatttacttCATATTAACAAATTCACAAAACCAATAGAATTAGTTATAAACTTATAAACACACAATAACCACCAGTTCAAAATTAAATACCTTAAACTTACAATTCACACTTAGTCATTAAAATACTGAAtctgtgaaattaaataacactatattagtttaatatagtaattaactTCTGAATGCCTCtcagtaaaaattttgaaatcacaACTTTTATAGTCTTAGCGAGAATAAGATagtgataaattatacaattgaTTAACAGTATTTAAGGATCTTGAAGAAATCTGATTACTTTTgaatagagaaataaaaacatagGTTTACTTACATATAATTAGAACAGATAACTTAAAACAAAGAATGGCCAGTAAAGTTAATATGAAATAGCTTAACAACATTAAACAATTCTACGCACTTCAAAAAACCGTTTCAGGTAAAAAATCTGCCCTACAGTCATTGTCACCAAAACAAGTGCTTCAAAGAAAGACCACATCACAACACGTGAATTTGTACTTTCATTGATATTACGATGAATTCTATCTCGAACACCCATATATTCTTGTTCGTGTTTCACATTGGTCAAAGATGTTGTCAGCTCTTTAATCATAGATTCTAATTTGTTATTGTCAGCCTCCTCTTTTTCATCAGCTTTTGGTGCTTCTCCTACTTCCATATTAAACATCACAACTTTTGGAGTCATTGTAgacattttattactaaaacagTAAGTATAAACACCATTTGCATGGGCAGCAAATGTATATTTCCCACTTGTTTCTCTTTCTCCtttatgtattacattttgaTCTGGTCCTAGTATCCAGAAATCAATATCTAAGAAACCACCTTCAGATATTTCAAAAGTTAACCCTAATTTTGTTCCTATTTCTGCTCTATCAAAAAAACATTCTTCGGCATGAGCATCTACGGTGATAAAATACCCATAACAATTTTGAGTTAAACAGGAAATTAATAAAGCTACGAATAAATAATGATGCGACATGATTATAGTACACTCCACTTAAATTTACATGAGAAATGACTGACGTGGCTTTTAGCAATTTACGTTTTCGACTAAAATTAACTTGtgttttctctaattttaattacagcagtaaaaaatgtctaaaattaaagtaaacttaaattactaataaaaaaaatacaccataCGACTTATAAGTGGTAAATAACTCATAACCGCAAAAAACACATAACCCTTCCTCCAACTTGTCACTATTGCTGCCAACGcttaaatagataatatatatatatatatatatatatatatatatatatatatatgttaacaaaattttatcgtattatttattaatctaccttgaaaaagtattaaagtttacttacagaatacaaaatatgaaactataaataggaggtaaaaaaatttctttgtaaattgaatattttaatgtttaaaaaacagtaaCTATGTTTATTGATTACCCAAATTGAACATGCTGGTTAAAAATCCTACTaagattgcttttatttttaagtgtatttagcaatgaaaatttaacttaagtttcttcattccaaatttttaataaattattaattggaaCTGAAATGCGCTTGAGCAGGAAATTCCATGACGCCATTTTGTTGACTATTTGTTGACAAGTGTACTTGTGGGCTGAATTTAGAATCtgattttaattggtttttatgtGTTTCAAGTATTATTAGTAGATTATTTGAGGCATTTAAACTCATTTGACTTGAATTAATAGAAGTTAGTACTAAATATTGTATCAAAAGTTAGCTTATTGACAACAATTCCGAGTCGCTTGTCTGTTATTCCAGTCTAGCGGTTTTTACGTTTTGCAATGTAAGTATTgctgtaaataactttttattacactCTTTGGTGgtctttttaatattgtaatgttcagaagtttgaaaaaatatgttgtacGTTCCATTTCATCTTTTGTGACGTTAGTGTGATTGGTAAGTTAATTGTATAGTGAGGTAGGTTTTGTACTTGAAACTGCTGCTCATATGCATTTTGTCTTATCAATTATTGTTATGTTGCTTCTAATATTtcgttcttttaaaattatttaaacctatTGAATTcttgatatttaatatattagagAATAAATTTTATCCAACCAGTAATTTAGCTATGTTTGTTACAGAACATGTTAATaggaaaatcagtattttttgaaattagatccttacatatttcattttactataaCTGTGGACTTTTATATTATTGTGGCGTTTGGGCTATGCATAGTTATCCATCCTTTTGTACATAATATAATTCATCCAGTTAATCAATATTATACACAAAGATGTGAGTTCAgcctttttaaaaatctattgtaCTGCTTTATTTTATTGGTATACTGTTAAAACTATATCTAAGATGATGGGAACAGAATGGTGAAAAATCATTGGTTACTTATGTAACCAATGATTAACCTGAAACGTAATACATGGGTCTTGGAAGTAGCTAAAATTTGTAATGAAGGGGTGACATATctaagttgattttttaaatattattacttatgcTGCTGCCATACTCACCATAGCTAGAGTAAGAACATTTAACaagcatttccttctttttttatgaatttttgaaagtttGAAGCTTGATATCTGTGGTGGGACTTgggataaaaatgtaatttttcatatatatatatatatatataataaaattattaaaaatcaaactctgaataaaaaggaaaatataaaaaaattgaaaaaaaatatatatatttaagcgcaaattaaagtaaaaatttcaatttgattttttgatcAGAACAAagttatacattttcaaaagttGCACAGATAATCCACATTTATGCCAATCTTTAACTCTGGAAGAgttaaagataaattgaaaatacatcTGTTATTTatcattcgtaaaaaaaatattagcctaACCTTTGTAtagattaacaacattttttatgtcttagatttaaaatatgtagaattttAAAACAGTACCAGTTTTCCtgagcatatttttttaaatataatgtggTTGACCTATACTGAAGGAAAtaggtaaaaatgtaatttaaaatccagtttttaaaaatggaatttcagCTTAAGaagtagatatttttaatgaaaaaagtttgtcttgaaagatttttttagaagTTTCCTGAAAAAGGAGATTTGAGAGATGTctcatttatcttaatttttttaggaggtctaaatattttattttccataaaatcagctatattcaaaataaaataacttcacaGGAATGTGTCACAAAAAACCAAGGTTTCAGAAAACCCTAGGTTATATGTGTAATAATCAATGCAATTTTATCACCTAAActtaactaatataatattagaccaaaatataaaaaaattatagatatacattattttgctataataagattattaaaactaTGTCAAGTTAGCAATCATATATTTTTTGCTGGTTTTCTTACTCACCAC
Proteins encoded in this region:
- the LOC142326004 gene encoding transmembrane emp24 domain-containing protein 2-like, whose translation is MSHHYLFVALLISCLTQNCYGYFITVDAHAEECFFDRAEIGTKLGLTFEISEGGFLDIDFWILGPDQNVIHKGERETSGKYTFAAHANGVYTYCFSNKMSTMTPKVVMFNMEVGEAPKADEKEEADNNKLESMIKELTTSLTNVKHEQEYMGVRDRIHRNINESTNSRVVMWSFFEALVLVTMTVGQIFYLKRFFEVRRIV